The region GTCACCGGGACACTCCATGCAATTCTCTCCGAGTTCGCAAACGCCATCCCCGTCGCAGAGCGGGAGTTCGCAGATGCCCGCTGCGCAGACTTCCCCGGGCGGGCAGACGAGGGGATCGTTTGCACATATGCCTGCCGAGCAGACATCCACAGTACACAGGTCGGCATCGTCACACTCCGCCGCAAGGGCGCAAGAAACGTCTTCGTAGGCACCCATGTCCACCGTGCCATTCGAAATTCGCGAGTTGCCGTCCAGATCCGTGGCGGGGAGCTGAAGCGCTGCGTTGTCCCCAGCATTCAAGCAGGGAGAGTCGGGCTTCAGGAGGCGATAGTTGCCTGATGCGCCGCTCGGATCGAGGAACAGCGGGTCGACATTCAGGTTTTGCGTGCCAGGGAACCCGCCTTCGATGTCACTGAAGCTGACCATCGCATCGCCAGTAATGGAGCCCCCTGAATTTCCCCATAGAATGGAGTTCACGATCGTGGGCGTGCTGCCGTTGTTGCTACGGATCGCGCCGCCGATGTTTCCCGCGAAGGTGCAATTCGTGATCACCGGGTGAGGGTCGTTGTTGCGCATTCCCCCGCCTTCCCTGGCGCTGTTTCCGAGGAAGAGAGAGCTTCTCACGACTGGATTGCCGTCCGGAATGCCCAGGCCCACGTAGTTGTGCATTCCGCCTCCGCTGTCCACGGCGCTGTTTCCCACGAACACACAGCGAGTCACAACCGGATTACTGTTCTTGCGGTTGTCCATACCGCCGCCTTCCGAGCCGGCGGTGTTGTGGCTGAAGATGCAGTCAGTGACTGTGGGATGCGCGTCGATGTAGTTCCGCATTCCGCCGCCCTTGTTGGAGAAGTTCGTTCGGAATTCGCTTCGAACGATCGTCGGACTGCTCCGTTGGTTGTACATTCCGCCGCCCATCTCGGTCGCGAAGTTGTCAACGAACAAACACCCGTCGATCGTGGGGTTGGCTTGATCGTTGTGCATTCCTCCGCCGCGGTCGCTGGCGGTGTTTTCCCGGAAGATGCAGTCGAGGACGGTCGGGCTGCTGCCTATGTTCAGCATGCCGCCCCCGCTGAGCGCGTTGCCTCCTCTGATCGTGAAACCCTGCAAGACGGTGTCAGGGCCCTCCCCGCTCACGCAACGCACGACGCTCTGGTTGAGCGAGCTGCCGTCGATGACGGTAACTCCGGCTCCTCCGCTGCTGCGGAGTGCGATGGCCTTGCCCTTGAAGTCGATGCTCTCGTTGTAGCTGCCCGGTGCTACGAGGACCTCGTCGCCGGGTGTCGCCGCGTCGATGGCGGACTGAATCGTGGCGTGATCCCCTGGAACCTGAATTATGGCTGCTCGGGCCGAGCCATGAGATCCGTAAACCGCAGCCATGAAAGCGATGACCAGTACGCGCACAGTGAGGGTCATTACTACAACTCCTTCAGGCGAATGTCCTACCTCCTCCCCCATCGTCGATGCCAGATTACACTATTTCGGCTCATACGACGCACTACAGTTTCATCCCGACACACAATAGTTGATTTACTGTGCAGCTGATTTCGTAAACACCGTCGAGCGCGTGCGTTATCCGAAGCGATGCGGCTTCTTGTTTTTTGGTGTGTAGCACCATCTACTGATGGGATTGCTCCACAACTCAATATCAACATCGATAACGTCAACAATTCCGGACCCGATCCAAAGCTTGGCAGAAGGCATACTCGAGAGAGAGGCAGCCCCGAACACCTGCTTGCTTCTCAGGCGCACAGGCACAGGTCGATCCGTGACCCGCGTTATCTCCGTCCATGCCTAGCGACGGGTGCGCCGACCAAGACGAATGCGACGACCAGGACGAGCATCCAGAGCGGTTGCATCGCGGGAACCGGTATTCCTCCGCATTGAGGAATCTCCTCAGAGAGACACCCCCAAATTTCATCACAGCTCTCCGCCGTGCATTCATCCCCGTCGTCGCAGCTTTCGTCATTGGCGGCGTTGAGGATCTCGTCACTGTCCTCATCGCAGCTGTCGTCAGTACACCAAACACCATCGTCGATTGAGGGGGCGGTGCCGGGCTGGCAGTCGAGCACCAGGTCGCAGGTCTCACTGCCGTCACAGAAAAGACCGTTACTGCAGCTGCCGTCGTTGGTCGCGTGGAGGATCTGGTCGCCGATCTCGTCACAACTGTCGTCGGTGCAGGTGACACCATCGTCGATTGAGGGGGCGATACCCGCCTGGCAATCAAGCACCAGGTCGCAGGTCTCACTGCCGTCACAAAAGAGGCCGTTGCTGCAACTGCCATCATTGACAGCGTGAAGGATCTGGTCGCCGGCCTCGTCACAGCTGTCGTCGGTGCACGAGACACCATCGTCGATTGAAGGCGCGGTGCCGGGCTGGCAGTCGAGTACCAGGTCGCAAGTCTCACTACCGTCGCAGAAGAGACCGTTACTGCAACTGCCGTCGTTAACAACGTGAAGGATCTGGTCGCCCGCTTCGTCGCAGCTGTCGTCGGTGCACGAGACGCCATCGTCAATTGAAGGCGCGGTGCCGGGCTGGCAGTCGAGCACCAGGTCGCAGATCTCACTCCCGTCACAGAAGAGACCGTTACTGCAACTGCCGTCGTTGGTGGCGTGGAGGATCTGGTCGCCTGCTTCGTCGCAGCTGTCATCGGTGCAGGCGACGCCATCGTCAATTGCGGGGGCAGTGCCAGGCTGACAATCAAGCACCAGGTCGCAGGTCTCACTCCCGTCGCAAAAGAGTCCGTTACTGCAGCTGCCATCGTTGGTTACGTGAACAATCTGGTTGCCCGCTTCGTCGCAACTGTCGTCGGTACACGTGACACCATCGTCGATTGAAGGAGCAGTACCCGGCTGGCAATCGAGTACCGGGTCGCAAATTTCGCTCCCGTCACAGAAGAGGCCGTTGTCGCAGGCGGCGTCGTTTGGGACGCTCAGGATGACGTTGCCGGCACCGTCGCAGGTATCGTCGGTGCAGCCCACACCGTCGTCACAGATGGGTTCGCAGACGCCGGCCGTGCAGACGTCGCCCGGCGAGCAGACGATCGGATCGTTCGTGCAGATGTTCGCCGAGCAGACGTCTACGGTGCACAGATCGAGATCGTCACACTGGCTGGAAGACGTGCAGAGGACGCTCTCGTAGGCTCCCATATCCACGGTTCCATTCACAATTCGCCCAATGCCATCGAGATCCTTCTCAGGCAAGCTCATCGCAGCGTTGTCACCCACGTCGATCGACGGGGAATTCAACATGAGGTGGTAGTCTCCGTCTTCCGGGGTGGCGGGATCTCCGTCTGGGCCGTTTGGATCTAGAAATTGCGGATCGGTGCTGATATTTCCCGTGCCGGGGAAACCGCCTTCGATTGTGCTGAACGTGACGATCGGGGTGGAATCGCCGAGAAATGTTTCGCCCGTGTTTCCCCAGAAAATCGAATTCGAGATGATCGGCACACTGCCGTTTCGGCTCAGAATGCCGGATGAGTTGCCCACGAACGTGCAGTTCGTGATGACGGGATTGGGATCGTTGTTGCGCATCGCCCCACCCTCGGGCGCGCTGTTGCCGATGAAGATCGAGCTGGTCACCACCGGGTTCCCGGTTGCCACGGCATTTCCGACGTAGTTGTGTATTGCGCCGCCACCCGACGCGGCCGTATTTCCGATGAACACAGTGCGGGTCACGTTTGCATTGCTGTTCTTACGATTATCCAGTCCGCCGCCTTCTTCCAACGCCACATTGTGACTGAATATCGAATCACTGATCGTAATATGGCCATCGATGTAGTTGCGAATTCCGCCGCCCTTGGTGGAAGTGTTTGTTTCGAAGATGCACCGGGATATCGTCGTGGTGCTCTGCTCGTTGTACATTCCCCCGCCCATCGCGGTGGCGACGTTGTTGATGAACGTGGAATCGAGAACAGTCGGACTCGACAGCAGATTGTGCATCCCTCCGCCTCGGTCCGATGCATTGTTCCCGCTGAAGATGCAGTCAATGACGGTGGGACTGCTGCCGTAGTTGTACATCCCTCCTCCGAGGACCGCGGTCCCGCCGCTGATGGTGAAGCCTCGAAGTATGCTGTCGGGACCCTCGCCACTCACACAGCGCACCACGCTCTCGGTGAATGCGCTGCCGTCAATAGTCGTAACCGCAGGCCCACCGGAGCTGCGTAGCTCGATGGCCTTGCCCAGGAAGTTGATGAGTTCCGGATAGACGCCAGGCGCGACGATGATCACGTCGCCCGCTGCTGCTGCGACGATGGCGCCCTGAATCGTGGATCGGTCGGCGGGGACGTGAATGTCAGCCGCGCGCGCAAGGCCGCCAGGCCCCAGCGCAAAAGCGAGGAGAGCGAGCGTCAGGACGGAAGAC is a window of Myxococcales bacterium DNA encoding:
- a CDS encoding right-handed parallel beta-helix repeat-containing protein, with translation MTLTVRVLVIAFMAAVYGSHGSARAAIIQVPGDHATIQSAIDAATPGDEVLVAPGSYNESIDFKGKAIALRSSGGAGVTVIDGSSLNQSVVRCVSGEGPDTVLQGFTIRGGNALSGGGMLNIGSSPTVLDCIFRENTASDRGGGMHNDQANPTIDGCLFVDNFATEMGGGMYNQRSSPTIVRSEFRTNFSNKGGGMRNYIDAHPTVTDCIFSHNTAGSEGGGMDNRKNSNPVVTRCVFVGNSAVDSGGGMHNYVGLGIPDGNPVVRSSLFLGNSAREGGGMRNNDPHPVITNCTFAGNIGGAIRSNNGSTPTIVNSILWGNSGGSITGDAMVSFSDIEGGFPGTQNLNVDPLFLDPSGASGNYRLLKPDSPCLNAGDNAALQLPATDLDGNSRISNGTVDMGAYEDVSCALAAECDDADLCTVDVCSAGICANDPLVCPPGEVCAAGICELPLCDGDGVCELGENCMECPGDCASEPGAICGNGICESGFENCSSCAMDCNGKQGGKPSNRFCCGDASGCSDARCFEGGFSCDEGSSPATCCGDGLCQGNELNAGCEVDCGSNPCGDGFCAVDEDACSCSQDCGPAPATEFMCTDQLDNDCDGPIDCADTDCIDDAACSCGGRGAACSSNPDCCSNKCKKNNTCR